AAGGGTGAGAGGTTGATGTCGCCGGCGAGCTTTGTGGCGGCCCCTCGGAAGAGCTCTCGGTAACACACCTCGGCCTGTTAGAGCTCGCGTGCACCGTAGTTGGAGCGTAGACGTGATAGTGGCAGGTGATGGTCTGATGAATCGTGTAGCTTCCATCCTGCTCAGCAGTGTGAGCAGCGTTAGAACCTGCGGCGGCGAAACCCGCAGCGGCCATCAGAAACCACAAAAAGCTCTCGCTGTCGCGTTCTGCGCTCAGCTTTTGGCAGGTGACGGTGTGCTTGGAGCCTCCTGTATCGATCCCGGTAGCGAATCCACGCTTCCGGGTCCTCTTGCACCCTGGCCACGGCAGGCTTGAACTCTCCTGCGTGGACGTACACACCCGGCCAGCCGCGAACGTCAGCGTCTTGTCGAACAGAGGCCTTGCTGGCGGACCGGAACCAACCCATCAGGCGAGCCTACGAGCAAGTCGGAACTTTGCTCTGTTGACCAGATGCTTCGCTTTCTTTCTGTACTCAGCTCGCTTCTCTTCACGGTGCGCTTTCTTCTCCCGGCGCACCTGTTGCTGCTCTGGAGAAAGTGGCTTTTTTGAGCCACCACCAGTGTACACGGGCGTTGGGCAAGCCACTGCGGTCGAGCAGTGGCTAGTACCGCCCGAACAATCTGTCGAGCCTGTTGCTTCACACATGCAGTCAAGACCTGCGGCGAAATAGTCTGACCTTGACGTATGTCAACAGTCTTCGTGCCTTGTTCTTCCTCGGTCCGAGCGTGCGACCTTTCGACTGAGCTCTCGCTTTTGCCCTTGCCCTCTCAGCCTTCTTTACCCGCTTACGTTCCGCTTTCACTAGTCTCttttcttcctcttcctggCGTATCCTCGCAAAGACTCTCTCGTATTGCCGCGCCGAGGCGATTGCCTGTTCCTCCTTGGAAAGGTAAGAGTAGGTCGATGTTTCCGAGTAACCCTCAGGTGCCGCAATGCCAATAAGAGGTAAGCTCATCCAACGAGTGACGTCGCAGTCGGCGTTCGCTGTCAGCAACCTAAAAACTTCCAGAAGCAAAGCTTCTCAGTCGAGATTGGACTTTGTCCCTTTTGCGTACGGGTGTTTTCGTCTCTATTCTTGTGTGCCTGGGCTCTGCCCTTTTCGCAGATCTAGTCTGCGGTTTGCTCTGCCGTTCGAACCGCCTGATGCGGTCAGCTGCGATGATGCGCTTCTCTTCAGATGTCAATGGTCGAGGCGTTTGCTGGCTCGAACGGGAGAGAGAGTGCAAACCAAGTCGGCTTCTCCAAGAGGCAGATGGAGGTGGGCTTGTTGTCTGGGTGCGACGACCGAAGATGGAAAGCTTGGGTCCTGGGCGCTTTTTCTGAACAAGTGTACGAGGTTTGTGGGAAAATCTGAAGCTATGTCTGGACCGTGGCTTCGAGGCTGGATGTAAGTAAGAATTGTGGTCGATCCTTCGATGGCGATTGTTGGCGGGACCTGGTGGAGGCTGATTTGTAGGGTATAGAGTGGCAATGCGTGGCATGCACTGATGCTGTGTGCTGTGGTTGCTAGGTGTGTGTATTCATCAATAAGTTAGGGTGGTGCTAGTGAATGTGGATTGCAGTGATGATGGCGTGAGTGAGATGGGTTGTGTGTCTTCTAAACACGACCATACAGCGAGTCCTCGTAGCCAGCAAGTGGGACGTGGCTAAGAAACAGCAGTAGCTGAGAAAGTAGCTGTTCAGAGGTAAGAGCAAAGCACACCAAGGCAACAGCCACGACGGACTCGCTTGGTTCTCATACCATCTGCTTCTACTCAAAGGGTACTCCAATATCTCACTGTGTTGGATGGATGTCATACGCGTGTCCCTCGTCAATTCAGTGATGTGTTGCGGGACTTCTAAGTGACGTATCATCGAGACCGCCTTGCTTAATGCCTTCGACCTCCTCACAATTGTTCAGGTCCAAACAGTTCATATAGTCATAGCTCATATACTCTCTTCGTGGCACTCTCGCCCGCCAACATAGCCTGATGGTGCGGTACTTGACGGTCTCTTTCTCCATGATGAGGGCACTCGTACCCCATCGAGCCTGGCCGCTGCCGACCCAAGTGTACTGTTTCGAATTTGTCGCATCAAATGGCAAGATTGACCCATCACTTCTTCTCAGACCCGCAGGCTGAGCAGTGTGTACCTGCCCTTGAGTGCTCTCGCCAGTCACGAATCCAATCTTTTGACAAAGGTTGGCCTGCTGCTGTAGGCTTTCGCGAAACTCGGGTACGTCCTTCCGGATCTCGAGTTCCAAATTGACTTCCTGGCACGAGACTGGCAATCCAACACAGGCCAGTGTCTCCGCCAATCGATCGATCTCACGATAGCCAGCCAGGATCGGCGGCCAAAGGTAGGCACATATAGTCCAAGTTACCCTCTTCCAACTCAAATGCGGTAAGAAGAACTTTGTAAAGTTTCGAGGATTGAGAGCAACCAGGTTGTCATGCAAGTGGTACACATCTGCGCCACGCTGTTTCGTCATGTGGTGAAGCCAGACATCGCCTTCGTAGAGCCATGACGTACTTCCCAGATGCCGGAAATGGTGAGTGGCACTTCGTATAGGAATCGCATGTGCCTCGTAGTAAACGATACGGCAAGTGAGAAGGATTGCTGTATCGATCTTGGTGCGGTATGCATGACCTGGGCGATAGAGTGGCGATATGGAGTGAATGCTGATGGGGCGATTGTGATCGTGAGCCTGACTTAGGAGAAACTGAAATATCAGGAAGCGAATCTCCGCCGGTAGtttagagaagagaagagactGAGTCTGGAGGCTGGAATTGCCAGGCGTGATCTCTGCTAACCCGCGCCGGATAGCGCGAGCATTGCGTTGACGTTCCCGTCGGTCCGCTGGAGCGGTATTCGAGGCTGTCATTTCGCGAGACTTGATCTGGAAAGCATCGAGAGTGTTTGCTCGGTGTTTGGTGCAGACAACACTCAGGTGACGCTGACGTCGCGCGAGACCATGGCAGCCGGCGGCGCACGGACCTGATGAACGCTTCCTTCCCCATCTTTCACCTTTGTTTCACTTGACATCTACTCTCAAATTCAAGTCTCAAGCTTCATTCAACCGCGATTTGATACCTACCCAGTTGCGACGTTGGATGGATACATGCCGCAGGCCTGATTTCGATTAGCCCGGTCAAACAATCGGAGAGAATCGGACCTGCAGAGACCAAAGTGCTCAAACCAAACACCTAACCCATCAAACAGTCGTCGACAAGAACCACATCTGATCCTTTCGTTTGCCGATTGTCGATGGTCTGAGCTTACGCAGCAAACACACACGGGTTTATAAGGAGCCCCATCGTGGCTTTACCATATCGTCTTCAGGTTTAATCGTCTTTGACGTCTAGAGCTTGTCTTCACCTCCGCAGACCGACTGTGCACCCACTGCATTCTCAAAGTGGGTCTCAGTGATATATAAACCACACACTGCTTGGCTCGAAAAAATCAAACACAACACACTCTTCCACTCACTTTCAGTTGCACCACTCATTCGCAGAGCCGCAACCCTATTCTTTTCATTCACCTAGGTTCAAGTCGCATTACAGCACAAGCAAGTTTCGCCCTCGACTCTTATATCAGGCAATCACCAATCACGCGCATCCACAAACACTCGACCATTCCAGCGGCGCAATAATGGATCCCACTACGCCCACCGGCCCTACCCAGCATCTGACCGTAGACTCCGGTAGCAGTCCTGAGGGCTCCGTCGCCTCTGCCCAATTGCGCCCGAGACAAGGAGAATAGAATCGACAAAAGCACTAGTGGCACGGTGCTGCTCTCAATCATCTTCACATTCGTTGATACCGAAAAGCTTTACAAAAGCATGCAGGACGTGGTCCAAAAACATCACCCCGAGGTCAACAATGGTTCACTCCCAGCTGAACTGAACAAAGCCAATGCTTCTGCTACCCAGAGCAAGATGGTCGAGCACCTGATTGAATTCGTTAAGGGTGAGCCTGACGCGCACGCACTGCCAGAGCTCAATCTCAAACAAGCACTGGACTTGATGTACACCAAAATCATCAGCTACTCGCCCTTACAGACTTAAGGCCGCCAAAAGCTGTAGAGGGTAGGTCAGACACCAAGGGCAAGAGCAAGGCCGCCTCTGCTGCACTACTGTCGCTGGGAGACGTGCGACGAAGCAGGGACCGCACTACCCTGATTTCTGTTTACCTGCCCGTCTCTTGCATAGACAGCCAGATAGCCCACTTCTACTGTGTAGAAGACGGCAGTCTTGCCTGCAGTGAGGTTGCCGAAGTGAACTGCTCCTACCTAACCAACAGTACCGGCAGCATATCTTGGGTATTGGTGGAGCGAGAGGCTTCACTTCTCAACGATATCAACCCTGAGCTTGGGTTTACCCGGTCTCTCTTCCTCTCTCCCCATCCTCGCCAGGGAAATCCCATCTACTCGCAAGGTTCCTTGCTTACCGCACTCGATGACATGGGGCCGGACCGCGACCTGGTCTTCACCACCCTCCCTGTTGGCTCGGTGGAGGTGATCAAGAAGGAAGACCAGCAGCCTGTTCCAACCATAGAGCCTCCGCGAACCACTGGCGGCTCGCAACCTACAGCATCCGGCTCCCAACCCCATGCATCCTCGCAACTTCCACAATTCCATGCATCCTCGCAACCTCCACAGCCTACTGGCGGCTCCCAACCCCATGCATCCTCGCCACCTCCACTACCAAAGCGGCAACCTACTGGCAGCTCGCAACCTCTACAACCTACTGGCGGCTCGCAACCTCCAGCATCCGGCTCGCAAACATTCTGCACAAGGTCCAGGATGTCTTCATCGAGCTTGCCGAAGCTGCGGGCGTCGTCATGGTCAAGGCCGAGCATGATGTTCTTGCCAAAGCGGGCACCAAGAGCAGCACTTCTGACCTGCGAGCCGGATGCTGGAGGTTGCGAGCCGCCAGTAGGTTGCCGCCGGCTGGCTTCTTGTCGAAGAGGCGGGCGGCATCGTCGCTTCTGCGAACCCGGGCGACTGGCACCCGACAATGGAGGGCCGCACATACTTCCCTGTCCGTGGTGCGAAGCGCGAGGAGCAGAAGGCGGTTGTGGAGGAATTGTGGGAGGTCATGGGCGGTCGCAGGTTCGTCTACGCGGATACGAAGGCGCCGAAGGATGGAGGTATTTCTGCGGCTGCCACGGATTGAGATGAGAAGCAGGCTAGTGTCTTGGGAGTTCTGTGCTCTTTTTCATGATGATACGCATTCATTGCATAGCGACTGGCGTTTGTTAGCGTAGCGACCATGCATCTCACTTCTCTAAACCTCCCTGTGAAGTAGAGGTTGTGATCTGGATTAGCCAGAACACCAGCATCTGTCTGAATACAACAATAGCACAAATCGTAGCGTCCAACTAAAAACATGTGCACTTGCACCAGATGACGGACGCCTGAAGCTATGCTGTCCCATTGCGAAACCACTCAGGCCGAGTCTAGCGGTTGCGAACTTGGTCCATCGACACACGCTGTGGCGCTTCGCATTTCGCAGTAGTAAGATGTACAGGAATGGCACTGAAGTGAGCGGTGTGTGATGGTGTGGTAAGAACGCGAACGAAAATAGCCTCGACGGTGGACGACGGTGGGACGGGAGCGACTAAGCAGAAACGATTGAGGCTGAGTGTGGAGGTGTGAAGGGTTTGTGTGATGCAGGTGTGGTCAGGTGGGAACTAGTTGGCGAGGTTGTTGATTAGGCGTACTGTGCGTGCTCCGTTGAACAAGCGGTAGATGAGCGATTGAAGTCAGAATACGCTCAGGCCCCAAGCATTTGATCGCCGAAAAGCACAAGTAAAGGAGGTCAGGCAGAGATGGATGACATAGCCAAGCTGACTCGTTGTGTATCCAAGGGCTCAGCACGAGTTCAAGTCGACGGGAGGATTGATAGGCCAGTGATCCTTACTTCAGACCCGTAGTCACGGCTCCGATTCCGGCGGCACGGTCATAGGCCCGTGGGTGCTCGTATCGGTGCATATCGCAGCAAGGTGCCGGAGTTGTAAGAGAATTGGTATCCCCAGATAAACACCCGGCAGAGGAATAGATTGGAAGAGGCACTGTCGCTGGATGTTGTCTGATTGGTGGTGGTTCCTGGTCCCTGTCCATCCCCACGGCCGCTCGTGTCTGTGCCAGCTTGGACACCTCCACGAGCCCACTGGGAGGGAGACGGCTTTGGATCCCCGCTGGCTCGGGGAAGGGCTCTCACATGCTCTCGCGTTGCCATTTCGCCAAGCAAGGCGGGGCGGACGCGGGTGAGGCACAATCGACGTGCAGATAGGCGCACCCCAGTGGCATGCCACAGTGCACGACATGTCAAGCACTGATACCCACTGGGCGCCTTGGAGGATGGTAATGTGGCGCGTCGGCATGCTGAGACCAAGAGCACGGCATTGATGTTGCTTCTGGAACACGCTCAGGGTCGCTGCACACGACGCGTGGACCCTGGCGACGGCCTCTCCACGACAACCAAGGGCCCTGACCAGCAACACGTCGGTGGCACGGGTGCCAAACAAGCTCGAGGTAAGCAGGTATTTGCGGTGATTGAGGCGGCCCCATTACCAATCGCTGTTCGTCTTGGTGAGCACCAGCGAGCGCCCAGCTGCTGTGATGGTGACGTGCATCTCATTCTGGCAAATTGCAGTTTGGCGGCCAATGGCAGCGGAGATGGGCTGCCGTCGTTATCGCAGGCCAACGTAAAGCATTCGCACATGCACAGGATAGGTAGACCAGGTCCGGGGTGGCGTTGGCATTGAATTTGGGAACCAAGACACGTCCGGCTCACGACAGGAGGCGCGACTGAGGCCAGAAGCAGACTAGTGCGCCTGTCTTTAATCCCTCGCGAATCGAGCCGGCCATCAGCCAATCACCGACAGCCAACTTATCGGCGCATTGAAAAGAGGTTTACCTACCATCCCACTCCCGCCAAGCGCTCCGCCCCAGGTGAAACCGCGCTCGTCGTCGACGGTCGTCGTTGAGCAGCCAATGTAGGTACAAGTAGACAGCGCGACGGTGGACTCGGCGAGGCTCCCCCTACCGAGGGCGCTCGACGTGGCAGCCCGGCAACCCGCTGCTCTTGAGTGTTGCGCCTATCGTGAGGGTTCCGCTCACGGCGAGATAAGACAGCGAAACAATGACGCTGCACCAGCGATGGACCCGGCAGAAAAAGAACAAAGCTCTAGATGCCATCTAACGCGAACCCCACGGCCCTCGCGGCTGTGGGTGATGTGCCTCGTTTGCTTTGCCTCAAGCGCTGGTCCGTGGACCGGGATAGATAAGAGTAGTACAGGTACGGTAGCTTTACCCATGGTCCATAAAGACCCGGCGGAGCTGCCGTGATCAGCTACAGGGCCCCGATTTCTCCCACACGCCTGTATATTACTGGCACCCTTCCAGTTCTCATCCCTTCCCATCTCTCATCAGGCATCAGACCCCTTTCGTCCCAAGGCACTTGTACCCTCTCCTGACCACACGACCATACACCTGGGATACGGTCAACATGTCGTACTCGTGGATTGGGCCTCCGGCCGAGTTCAATGGAACGAACGAAATCACAGGTGGAGACTCATGTACGTACCCACAGATACTGCTATCTCAGATCCTGGGGAACTGGATTGAGCACCAACACGTACAACCGCATACTAATCTCTCTACAGTGACCGAGAACTTGAACCAATGGTACGATGCCGGTGACCAGGCCTACATCCTCGTGGCCTCCGCCATGGTCATGGTCATGATTCCCGGTCTAGCTTTCCTCTACTCCGGTCTTGCGCGCAGGAAGTCTGCCCTCTCCCTCATCTGGGCGTGCATGTTCTCCGCCTCCGTCATCACCTTCCAGTGGTACTTCTGGGGATACTCGCTCGCCTTCGGCCCCTCGACCAACGGCTTCATTGGAAACCTCGACAAGTTCGGTCTCAAGGGTGTGCTTGGTGCTCCCAGCCCGGGAAGCCCTCTGATTCCAGAGCTGCTGTACTCTTTCTACCAGGTACGACGCATCACAATGCCTGGCCCAAATCCTGCTAACACCTCGGTAGATGCAATTCTGCGCCGTCACGGCTGCCATTGTCGTCGGTTGTGTTGCTGAACGCGGTCGCCTGATCCCGATGATGATCTTTATCTGGCTCTGGGCCACCATCGTATACTGCCCTGTCGCATACTGGGCCTGGAACTCGAACGGCTGGTTTTTCAAATGGGGTGGACTCGACTACGCTGGCGGCGGTCCCGTTGAGATCGTTTCCGGTTGCAGCGCGCTCGCCTACTCGATGATCCTCGGTCGTCGCCAGGAGAAGATGATGCTCAACTTCCGCCCGCACAACGTCTCGCTAATCACTCTCGGTACCGTGTTCCTGTGGTTTGGATGGCTGGGCTTCAACGGTGGATCGGCTTTCGGTGCCAACCTTCGCGCTGTCATGGCTTGCTGGAACTCGAACTTGACCGCCATGTTCGCCGCCATGACTTGGGTGATTCTCGATTGGCGCCTTGCCCGCAAGTGGTCCATGGTCGGTTGGTGTTCCGGTGTCATCTCTGGTCTGGTTGCTGCCACCCCCGCATCTGGTTACCTGACCCCCTGGGGAAGCGTCATTCTTGGCATCACCACCGGCATTGTTGCCAACTTTGCCACCAAGAGTACGTTTCGTGTGCCCATTCCCGAACCTATGGCTAACAAATCGCAGTCAAGTTCTGGATCCGCATTGACGATTCCCTCGATGTCTTCGCTGAGCACGGCGTCGCTGGAATGTGGGGGCTCTTCCTCAACGGTATTCTCGGTGCCGACTACATCATCGGTCTCGACGGTGTCAACAACGGTCTGACTGCTGGCGCCATCACCGGCTCTCCTGAAGCCATCTACAAGCAAATCGCCTACATCGCCGCCTGCACCGCCTACTCGTTCGTCGTCAGCGCCATCCTTGCCTTTGTCATCAACAAGATCCCCGGTCTGCACCTGCGCGCCTCGGAGGAAGCAGAGCTGCTCGGCATGGACGACGACCAGCTCGGCGAATTCGCCTACGACTACGTCGAGGTGCGCCGCGACTACCTCGCCTGGACACCCGCAAAGGGCGAGCCCCTGAACGGCGAGCACAGCGTCCCCCAGGGCGAGCGCCACGGCATCCCCCAGCACAGCGAGATGCTCGAGGGCAAGACTCCCAGCGAGCACAGCGGCCACGAGCACACCGGCATCGCCGGCGACCGCCACGCCGTCGCCATGGGCCCCGAGCACGAGAAGACCACACCTCCTTCGTCGTCGCGCGACTACGCCTAGCTGCCTTTTGCTGTTTGCCGTTTTGCTTTGAAATACTTCGCCCTGTTCAGAGATACCACCTGTGTTCTTCCATTTTTATCACCTTACCCTTGGGGAGGAAGTGTTGTATAGATTCGGATATATACGTACTTGATGTACGCTTTTTTAATGCCACATCAAATTTCACACACATCTTCGCCATCTCTTCCACGAAGATCACTTACAAAACCCGCGAATGACGGCATCGAGTTCATAACCCGCCATCTCAGGAACCCTTCCCGATCCATGTCTTAATGATGCTCAGTCTTCGTCACTAGCTGACAAGCCCCCTAACTCCTTACTGCCGATATGATCCTTATCTTCTCTGCACCCACACATCTGCACTTGGCCCTTGGCGTCAGCCACCGGGGTTACCAAGCGCTCTTATCTCTGGGCTCTCCGCCAATGCTTCGGGTCATGCACTCCAGGTGCGCTTGCTCGCGTGGGGAGTGTTCGATATTCGATGTTCGATGTGAGTGACAAGAAGGCTGGAAGTGCTGCCGTGATCCATGATATGCCCAGCTTCCTTCCTGCCTTCCTCCACCCCTACCTACCCACCCGCTTTTCCACCAGCGCGCACAGTCCGAGTCCTAGACGTCGCCGAAAGCTCAACGCCACGTGGAAAAAGACGGAAGACGGTAGACAGACTCGCGACCACAGATGGCTTGGCTGTGCTGTGCGCGGCTTGTTTACTACTTCGTCGCTTCTCGCTTTCGCTGTATCTACTTCGAAGCCTGGGAAAGACACGACACGACACGACACGACACACTAAACACGTATTGTAGCTGCACAACCTCCGTCCTAGAAGCGTGTAGGAAGCACAGGCTGGTTTCGGCATAGCAAACGGTGGTTCAAAAGCCTGTAAACGCCACCTGCGCACCTATCCTAAGTGTTCGACGGCGTCCTGGGTGTAGGAAGTAAATCAACCCAGAGTCCTACAAG
The window above is part of the Ascochyta rabiei chromosome 1, complete sequence genome. Proteins encoded here:
- a CDS encoding low affinity high capacity ammonium permease; this translates as MSYSWIGPPAEFNGTNEITGGDSLTENLNQWYDAGDQAYILVASAMVMVMIPGLAFLYSGLARRKSALSLIWACMFSASVITFQWYFWGYSLAFGPSTNGFIGNLDKFGLKGVLGAPSPGSPLIPELLYSFYQMQFCAVTAAIVVGCVAERGRLIPMMIFIWLWATIVYCPVAYWAWNSNGWFFKWGGLDYAGGGPVEIVSGCSALAYSMILGRRQEKMMLNFRPHNVSLITLGTVFLWFGWLGFNGGSAFGANLRAVMACWNSNLTAMFAAMTWVILDWRLARKWSMVGWCSGVISGLVAATPASGYLTPWGSVILGITTGIVANFATKIKFWIRIDDSLDVFAEHGVAGMWGLFLNGILGADYIIGLDGVNNGLTAGAITGSPEAIYKQIAYIAACTAYSFVVSAILAFVINKIPGLHLRASEEAELLGMDDDQLGEFAYDYVEVRRDYLAWTPAKGEPLNGEHSVPQGERHGIPQHSEMLEGKTPSEHSGHEHTGIAGDRHAVAMGPEHEKTTPPSSSRDYA
- a CDS encoding Inositol-phosphate phosphatase → MQDVVQKHHPEVNNGSLPAELNKANASATQSKMVEHLIEFVKDLRPPKAVEGRSDTKGKSKAASAALLSLGDVRRSRDRTTLISVYLPVSCIDSQIAHFYCVEDGSLACSEVAEVNCSYLTNSTGSISWVLVEREASLLNDINPELGFTRSLFLSPHPRQGNPIYSQGSLLTALDDMGPDRDLVFTTLPVGSVEVIKKEDQQPLATSTTYWRLATSSIRLANILHKVQDVFIELAEAAGVVMVKAEHDVAAGWLLVEEAGGIVASANPGDWHPTMEGRTYFPVRGAKREEQKAVVEELWEVMGGRRFVYADTKAPKDGGISAAATD